One genomic region from Jilunia laotingensis encodes:
- a CDS encoding tetratricopeptide repeat protein — protein sequence MKRFCVYSILLFCFTISFAQDKVAYDTLYNRVINLPSEEVIKLGDNYLEKDYMDTAIVLYSIVYSRFHDGMSEKDRILCAIGYLKMGNVYYSQGNYTNALELYIKGLKICETCKDQKEMSRFYNNIGNIYCIFQDYEKGISYYEKGYENSRIYDDKERGFKLLINLAGICSHINDTAKAKRYYLEAEKFNQPGDTIINYMSMLNWGLILRNEGKYQEALQNFHKAANFSSQHKMSPLYTCSSYEEIYNTYNLLGRDDSTMFYLNRCIELAEKNNLLHQYSQSLKTLYGLFDKKGDFKNAIRIQKKYLALTDSIFNVREFNRVKNVQYLYEMEKTAKEISSLHAEQEKKEQEIRKQRKILFSILSGTLIISFLLGLVYVQKRKIQRGYHDLFNINREIMESQQQNKEIQQQYKEKL from the coding sequence ATGAAAAGGTTTTGCGTTTACAGTATTCTATTGTTTTGTTTCACAATAAGCTTCGCCCAAGACAAAGTAGCTTACGATACCTTGTACAACCGCGTGATCAATCTGCCCTCCGAAGAAGTCATAAAATTGGGAGATAACTATTTGGAAAAAGACTATATGGATACGGCCATAGTGCTTTATTCCATTGTATATAGCCGTTTTCATGACGGTATGAGCGAAAAAGACAGAATTCTTTGCGCCATCGGATATCTGAAAATGGGGAATGTTTATTATTCACAAGGCAATTACACGAATGCACTCGAACTTTATATCAAAGGCTTAAAAATCTGTGAGACTTGTAAAGACCAGAAAGAGATGTCACGTTTTTACAACAACATCGGCAATATATATTGCATTTTCCAGGATTACGAAAAAGGAATCAGCTATTATGAGAAAGGATATGAAAACTCCCGAATTTATGATGACAAAGAGAGAGGATTCAAATTACTGATCAATCTTGCCGGAATATGCAGCCACATAAATGATACCGCTAAAGCCAAAAGATACTATCTAGAGGCGGAAAAATTTAATCAACCCGGTGATACGATCATCAACTACATGAGCATGCTCAATTGGGGACTCATATTAAGAAATGAAGGGAAATATCAGGAAGCACTGCAAAACTTCCATAAAGCCGCCAACTTCTCCTCCCAACATAAGATGTCCCCATTGTATACTTGTTCCTCTTACGAAGAAATATACAACACATACAATTTATTGGGTAGAGACGACTCTACCATGTTCTACCTCAACCGATGTATAGAGCTGGCAGAAAAGAATAATCTGCTACACCAATACTCTCAATCCCTAAAAACTCTTTATGGACTATTTGATAAAAAAGGAGACTTCAAAAATGCCATACGCATACAAAAGAAATATTTGGCTCTAACCGATTCCATCTTCAATGTTCGTGAATTCAACCGTGTGAAGAACGTACAATACCTTTATGAGATGGAGAAAACAGCCAAGGAAATTTCCTCCTTACATGCCGAACAGGAGAAGAAAGAGCAAGAAATCAGAAAACAGAGAAAAATTCTTTTCTCTATTTTATCGGGTACACTCATCATCTCTTTTTTGTTAGGGCTGGTCTATGTGCAAAAAAGAAAGATACAACGCGGTTATCACGACCTGTTTAACATCAATCGTGAGATCATGGAGTCACAACAGCAAAACAAAGAAATTCAGCAACAATACAAAGAAAAATTATGA
- a CDS encoding site-specific integrase, giving the protein MARSTFKVLFYVNGSKEKNGIVPIMGRVTINGTVAQFSCKQNIPKTLWDVKGNKAKGKSREARDINLALDNIKAQIIKHYQRISDREAFVTAEMVRNAYQGIGSEYETLLKAFDRENEVFKKRVGKDRVMATYRARVRARNHVAAFIKSFYRRSDMSMLELTPDFIKEFAAYLSTEAGLRNGSIWANCMWLKGVVMKAHYNGLIPRNPFIQFHISPNVKEREYLTEDELKAVMTHEFADSKLAYIRDIFIFASFTALSFVDIQELTNDNIVEVNGEKWILSKRHKTKVAFQVKLLDIPLQIVERYRPMQKDNRIFPGLNYWSICKPLKRMIRECGITKSISFHCSRHGFATLALSKGMPIESVSRVLGHTNIVTTQLYAKITTQKLDNDLTMFGDKLSKTFNGITMS; this is encoded by the coding sequence ATGGCAAGAAGCACATTCAAGGTTCTGTTCTACGTGAACGGCAGCAAGGAGAAAAACGGTATTGTCCCCATCATGGGACGAGTGACAATCAACGGGACTGTGGCGCAGTTCAGTTGTAAGCAGAACATCCCGAAAACGCTTTGGGACGTGAAAGGAAACAAGGCGAAAGGCAAGAGCCGCGAGGCACGAGACATCAACCTTGCCCTTGACAACATCAAGGCGCAAATCATCAAACATTACCAGCGCATTTCAGACCGCGAGGCATTTGTTACGGCTGAGATGGTGCGCAACGCCTATCAGGGAATCGGCAGCGAGTATGAGACGCTGCTAAAAGCATTCGACCGTGAGAACGAAGTGTTCAAGAAACGGGTAGGCAAAGACAGGGTAATGGCTACCTATCGGGCACGTGTACGGGCAAGAAACCATGTAGCCGCCTTTATCAAGTCGTTTTACAGACGCAGCGATATGTCCATGTTGGAACTTACTCCCGATTTCATCAAGGAGTTCGCCGCATACCTCTCGACTGAAGCCGGATTGCGGAACGGTTCGATATGGGCAAACTGTATGTGGCTGAAAGGCGTGGTCATGAAAGCGCATTATAACGGGTTGATACCGCGCAATCCTTTCATCCAGTTTCATATCAGCCCCAATGTGAAAGAACGGGAATATCTGACGGAGGATGAACTGAAAGCGGTCATGACACATGAGTTTGCAGACAGCAAGCTCGCATACATCCGTGACATTTTCATCTTTGCCAGTTTCACCGCCTTGTCATTCGTGGACATTCAGGAACTGACGAATGACAACATCGTGGAGGTGAACGGCGAGAAGTGGATATTGTCCAAACGCCACAAGACAAAAGTCGCCTTCCAAGTGAAGCTGCTGGATATACCCTTGCAGATAGTCGAACGCTACCGACCGATGCAGAAAGACAATCGTATATTCCCCGGCTTGAACTATTGGTCTATCTGCAAACCGTTGAAACGGATGATAAGGGAATGTGGCATAACCAAGTCAATATCATTTCATTGCAGTCGTCATGGCTTCGCAACATTAGCTTTGAGCAAGGGGATGCCCATTGAAAGCGTAAGCCGTGTGTTGGGACATACGAATATAGTCACGACCCAACTCTACGCAAAGATAACCACGCAGAAGCTCGACAACGACCTGACCATGTTCGGCGACAAACTGAGTAAGACGTTTAACGGAATAACGATGTCATGA
- a CDS encoding primase-helicase family protein codes for MKQGNFENEEFIRVGTTLYKLVNQPRLNGGYVKKRIVWNNETLRQDYGKDYLATVPKYDGFCTVPDHVDYRPVVDKFLNLYEPIGHRPQQGEFPCIRSLVRHIFGEQYELGMDYLQLLYLQPVQKLPILLLVSEERNTGKSTFLNFLKAVFQNNVTFNTNEDFRSQFNSDWAGKLLIVVDEVLLNRREDSERLKNLSTTLSYKVEAKGKDRDEIAFFAKFVLCSNNEYLPVIIDAGETRYWVRKIDRLQSDDTDFLQKLKAEIPAFLYYLQYRQLSTEKESRMWFAPSLLHTEALQKIIRSNRNRLEIEMCELILDIMESVGTDTFSFCHNDILLLLVHSQVKVEKHQVRKVLQECWKLTPASNGLTYTTYQFNYNRECRYEPIKRVGRFYTVTREQLESL; via the coding sequence ATGAAACAAGGCAACTTTGAAAATGAGGAGTTTATCCGTGTGGGTACTACCCTCTACAAGTTAGTGAACCAGCCCCGTCTGAACGGAGGCTATGTGAAGAAGCGCATCGTGTGGAACAACGAAACACTGCGGCAGGACTACGGCAAGGACTATCTCGCCACCGTGCCGAAGTACGACGGCTTCTGCACCGTCCCCGACCATGTGGACTACCGTCCCGTGGTGGACAAGTTCCTGAACCTCTACGAGCCGATAGGACACCGTCCGCAACAAGGCGAGTTTCCCTGTATCCGGTCATTGGTGCGCCATATCTTCGGTGAACAGTATGAATTGGGCATGGACTATCTTCAATTGCTCTACCTGCAACCCGTGCAGAAACTGCCTATCCTGCTGTTGGTATCAGAAGAACGCAACACGGGCAAGAGTACATTCCTGAACTTCCTGAAAGCTGTGTTTCAAAACAATGTCACTTTCAATACCAACGAGGACTTCCGCAGCCAGTTCAATTCCGACTGGGCAGGAAAACTGCTCATCGTGGTGGACGAGGTATTGCTCAACCGCAGGGAGGACAGCGAGCGGTTGAAGAACCTCAGCACCACACTTTCCTACAAGGTGGAAGCCAAAGGCAAAGACCGTGACGAGATAGCGTTCTTTGCCAAGTTCGTGCTATGCTCCAACAACGAGTATCTGCCTGTTATCATTGATGCAGGTGAAACACGCTATTGGGTGCGCAAGATAGACCGTCTGCAATCCGATGACACAGACTTCCTGCAAAAGCTGAAAGCTGAGATACCTGCCTTTCTGTATTACCTGCAATACAGACAACTTTCCACCGAAAAGGAAAGCCGTATGTGGTTTGCGCCCTCTTTGCTGCATACCGAAGCCTTGCAGAAGATTATCCGCAGCAACCGCAACCGATTGGAGATAGAGATGTGCGAACTTATCCTTGACATTATGGAAAGTGTCGGCACGGACACATTCTCGTTCTGCCACAACGACATTCTTCTTTTGCTGGTACATTCGCAGGTAAAGGTGGAGAAGCACCAAGTCAGAAAGGTATTGCAGGAATGTTGGAAACTTACTCCTGCCTCTAACGGGCTTACATATACCACTTACCAATTCAATTACAATCGGGAGTGCCGATATGAGCCGATAAAAAGAGTCGGTCGTTTCTACACCGTCACAAGGGAACAACTTGAATCCCTGTAA
- a CDS encoding toprim domain-containing protein — protein sequence MNIQEAKQIKIADYLQSLGYSPVKQQGNCLWYKSPFRQETEASFKVNTDRNLWFDYGLGRGGNIIALAGVLYASDHVPYLLGKIAEQAPHIRPISFSFRQQASEPSFQHLEVGELTHPALLRYLQERGINIALAKAQCKELHFTHNGKPYFAIGFPNVAGGFEVRNRFFKGCVAPKDISHIRQQGEAREKCLVFEGMMDYLSFLTLRKRNCSNLPDLDRQDYVILNSTANVSKAIDVLHGYGRIHCMLDNDEAGRKAYRELERKFAGRIRDFSDNYKGHKDLNDYLRGIRQKLAVSPPPRTIVKPKKKGLGL from the coding sequence ATGAACATCCAAGAAGCAAAACAAATCAAAATTGCGGACTATCTGCAAAGTTTGGGTTATTCGCCCGTAAAGCAACAGGGAAACTGCCTGTGGTATAAATCCCCGTTCCGTCAGGAAACGGAAGCCTCGTTCAAGGTGAACACCGACCGCAACCTGTGGTTCGATTATGGACTGGGAAGAGGTGGTAACATCATCGCACTTGCAGGGGTACTGTACGCATCCGACCATGTGCCTTATCTGCTTGGCAAGATAGCGGAACAGGCACCACACATCCGTCCCATATCTTTCTCTTTTCGCCAGCAGGCATCCGAACCGAGTTTCCAACATTTGGAGGTGGGCGAACTCACCCATCCGGCATTGCTCCGATACTTGCAGGAACGGGGCATAAACATCGCTTTGGCAAAGGCGCAATGTAAAGAGCTCCACTTCACCCATAACGGCAAGCCCTATTTCGCCATCGGTTTTCCGAATGTGGCGGGAGGATTTGAAGTGCGTAACCGTTTTTTCAAAGGCTGTGTCGCACCCAAAGACATCAGCCATATTCGGCAACAGGGAGAAGCGAGAGAGAAATGCCTTGTATTCGAGGGCATGATGGACTATCTTTCATTCCTCACGTTGCGGAAGAGGAACTGCTCGAACTTGCCCGACCTTGACAGGCAGGATTACGTCATCCTCAATTCGACCGCCAATGTTTCCAAAGCTATAGATGTGCTGCACGGGTATGGACGTATCCACTGCATGCTCGACAATGACGAGGCGGGAAGAAAGGCGTATCGGGAATTGGAAAGGAAGTTCGCCGGACGCATCCGCGACTTCTCCGACAACTACAAAGGGCATAAAGACCTGAACGATTACCTGCGTGGAATCCGGCAGAAATTAGCCGTTAGTCCACCGCCAAGAACTATCGTAAAACCCAAGAAGAAAGGGTTGGGATTATGA
- a CDS encoding MobC family plasmid mobilization relaxosome protein — MEQTKEHKERNKGGRPKKEATEKLKYRIAVKMTAADYFRLLTRSHEAGVSPSEYMRECFRNGHVKERLSEEHAGYIRQLCGMANNLNQLARKANAGGFHDERWDCKVAVARIHELITKIGI; from the coding sequence ATGGAACAGACAAAGGAACACAAGGAACGCAACAAGGGAGGTCGCCCCAAGAAGGAAGCAACCGAGAAACTGAAATACCGTATCGCAGTGAAAATGACGGCAGCCGACTACTTCCGCCTGCTGACACGATCGCATGAGGCGGGCGTATCACCAAGCGAGTACATGAGGGAATGTTTCCGTAACGGTCATGTGAAAGAACGGCTGTCGGAGGAACATGCCGGATACATCCGCCAACTCTGCGGCATGGCTAACAATCTCAACCAGCTTGCGCGTAAGGCAAACGCCGGAGGCTTCCACGATGAACGGTGGGACTGCAAGGTGGCAGTGGCAAGGATTCATGAACTTATAACCAAGATAGGGATATGA
- a CDS encoding relaxase/mobilization nuclease domain-containing protein → MMAKIVKGSDFKGVVDYIIDKKKDTQIVASEGLFMENLETIAMSFNAQSRMNDKVTKPVGHIALSFSKEDELRLTNRIMAGIALEYMERMGIKNTQFFIAQHFDKEHPHVHIAFNRIDNNGNTISDRHERLRSTRICKELTLKYGLHMAGGKDNVKRNRLKEPDRTKYALYDIIKMEVGRCGNWNVLIANLKRQGVEVHFKHKGQTSEVQGVVFSMNGYHFNGSKVDRRFSYSKIDAALQHNRCRERMGITAGIYETATPSAPSGTAQSELFNGSWGLLKSSGSSYNAADAEANQEMVDILRRRKKVKRKRGVGF, encoded by the coding sequence ATGATGGCGAAAATCGTAAAAGGAAGCGACTTCAAGGGTGTGGTGGATTACATCATCGACAAGAAGAAGGATACGCAGATAGTAGCAAGCGAAGGCTTGTTTATGGAAAATCTGGAAACTATCGCCATGAGTTTCAATGCCCAGTCACGGATGAACGATAAGGTGACAAAACCTGTCGGACATATCGCGTTGAGTTTTTCCAAAGAGGATGAGTTACGGCTGACGAACCGTATCATGGCAGGCATCGCGCTTGAATATATGGAACGGATGGGAATCAAGAATACGCAGTTCTTCATCGCCCAGCATTTCGACAAGGAGCATCCGCACGTGCATATTGCTTTCAACCGCATAGACAACAACGGCAATACCATATCGGACAGGCACGAGCGTCTGCGCAGTACCCGCATCTGCAAGGAATTGACCTTGAAATACGGCTTGCATATGGCTGGCGGAAAGGACAATGTCAAACGCAACCGCCTGAAAGAGCCAGACAGGACGAAATATGCGCTTTACGACATCATCAAAATGGAAGTCGGCAGATGCGGCAACTGGAACGTGCTTATCGCCAACCTGAAACGGCAGGGAGTGGAAGTACATTTCAAGCATAAGGGGCAGACCAGCGAGGTGCAGGGTGTTGTATTCTCCATGAATGGCTACCATTTCAACGGCTCCAAAGTGGACAGGCGTTTCAGTTATTCCAAGATTGACGCGGCTTTGCAGCACAACAGATGCAGGGAACGTATGGGAATAACAGCCGGAATATATGAAACGGCTACACCAAGCGCACCGTCCGGCACGGCACAAAGCGAGTTGTTCAACGGCTCTTGGGGATTGCTAAAAAGCAGTGGCTCATCTTATAACGCTGCTGATGCGGAAGCCAATCAGGAAATGGTGGATATACTTCGCAGAAGGAAGAAAGTTAAGCGCAAGAGAGGTGTTGGGTTCTAA
- a CDS encoding helix-turn-helix domain-containing protein translates to MFGAEDDGMQFQPDGYLLMFHPDLLRNTPLGRIMREYSFFSYETNEALHLSVEERQIIMDCFHKIQYELNHPIHRHSKNLITDSIKTFLDYCTRFYDRQFITRDNQNRDILARFERLLDEYFHDGAAKRIGLPTVQYCADKLCLSPNYFSDLLKKETGSTALHFIHDKSIEIAKTELASTDDTVNEIAYNLGFQYPQHFTRLFKKEVGYTPNEYRAQVS, encoded by the coding sequence GTGTTCGGTGCGGAAGATGACGGCATGCAGTTCCAACCAGATGGCTACCTGCTTATGTTCCATCCCGACCTGCTGCGGAATACACCTCTCGGGCGGATAATGCGTGAATATTCGTTCTTTTCCTACGAGACAAACGAGGCATTGCACCTTAGTGTGGAAGAACGGCAAATCATCATGGATTGCTTCCACAAGATTCAATATGAATTGAACCATCCGATACACCGTCACAGCAAGAACCTCATCACAGACAGCATCAAGACGTTCCTTGATTACTGCACACGTTTCTATGACCGCCAGTTCATCACACGCGACAACCAAAACCGAGACATCCTCGCAAGATTTGAGCGGTTGCTTGACGAATACTTCCATGATGGGGCTGCTAAACGGATAGGCTTGCCCACTGTACAGTATTGTGCAGACAAGCTCTGCCTCTCGCCCAACTATTTCAGTGATTTATTGAAAAAAGAAACAGGTTCAACCGCCCTACATTTCATTCATGACAAGTCTATTGAAATAGCCAAGACGGAACTTGCATCTACAGACGACACCGTTAATGAAATCGCCTATAATCTCGGCTTTCAGTACCCGCAACATTTTACCCGACTGTTCAAGAAAGAGGTAGGTTACACTCCGAATGAATATAGAGCGCAAGTGTCGTGA
- a CDS encoding helix-turn-helix domain-containing protein, with protein MDEIINPDRLVSVPFNKTRCGVDFYINTAINKDIGLVLTENKRFKTDFFSFYFFRKANGYLLLNFRKIELRDGMVLLLSPHQQQEWHVDETALDYTFLIFREDFMRTFIADKFFVFRLLYCYQTDTPPYINATHDEMKEYMRLLGKIKYELMNPVSDTYNIIVSLLYYLLLIINRTYAAAYCLPAEIAKNNFAFRFKDLLEQNIRTHQRVQEYADMLHVSRITLNNSVKAQFGVSATHLIKQRLLEELKNELLFSNRTVSEMADDFNFSDPSHLMRFFKQQTGKTFTQYMTDYNKGIYE; from the coding sequence ATGGACGAGATAATCAACCCTGATCGACTGGTCAGCGTACCGTTCAACAAGACACGCTGCGGCGTGGATTTTTACATCAATACTGCCATAAACAAGGACATCGGACTTGTGCTGACAGAAAACAAGCGGTTTAAGACAGACTTCTTCAGCTTCTACTTTTTCCGTAAGGCAAACGGATATTTGCTACTGAACTTCCGCAAGATTGAACTGCGCGACGGCATGGTTCTCCTGCTTTCACCCCATCAGCAACAAGAGTGGCATGTAGATGAGACGGCGTTGGATTACACGTTCCTTATATTCCGCGAAGATTTCATGCGTACTTTTATCGCCGACAAGTTCTTCGTTTTTCGCCTTTTGTATTGTTACCAGACAGATACGCCGCCTTACATCAATGCCACACATGACGAAATGAAGGAATATATGCGGCTGCTCGGAAAGATTAAGTATGAGCTGATGAATCCAGTGTCCGATACGTACAATATCATTGTTTCCTTACTATATTATCTTTTGCTGATTATCAATCGTACATACGCTGCCGCCTATTGCTTGCCCGCTGAAATTGCTAAAAACAATTTCGCTTTTCGGTTCAAGGACTTGTTGGAACAGAATATCCGCACCCACCAGCGGGTGCAGGAATATGCAGACATGCTTCATGTCAGTCGCATCACACTCAATAACTCAGTAAAAGCCCAATTCGGAGTATCAGCTACCCATTTGATAAAACAACGTCTGCTTGAGGAACTGAAGAACGAATTGCTATTCTCCAACCGCACTGTCAGTGAAATGGCGGATGATTTCAATTTCTCTGATCCGAGCCATCTCATGCGCTTCTTCAAACAGCAAACAGGCAAAACATTTACTCAGTACATGACGGATTACAATAAAGGCATATACGAATAA
- a CDS encoding MBL fold metallo-hydrolase codes for MKKTSTVQLVRNATLKIRYAGHTMLIDPVLADKGTLISALGVNKTPRVHLTIPIQDIIGGVDMVLLTHNHIDHYEPSVPTHLPKEIPFYVQPQDADAIRNDGFTNVIPIEEIKTIDGISIYRTTGHHGFGQIGQMMGPVSGYVLKAEGFPTVYIMGDCRWEACIRDTVERFNPDYIVVNSGGAIFPEFSKTDGPIIPDENEVMQILDELPSHIKLIAVHMDAIDHCQTTRAILRNEATHHEADMSRLIIPEDGETVVL; via the coding sequence ATGAAAAAGACATCCACAGTACAATTGGTGCGCAATGCCACCTTGAAAATCAGGTATGCGGGACACACCATGCTAATTGACCCCGTTTTAGCCGACAAAGGCACTTTGATATCGGCCCTCGGTGTGAATAAAACACCGAGGGTACACCTCACCATTCCTATTCAGGATATTATCGGAGGCGTGGACATGGTGCTCCTGACCCACAATCACATCGACCATTACGAGCCGAGTGTCCCCACACATTTGCCCAAAGAAATTCCTTTCTACGTTCAGCCCCAGGACGCGGACGCCATCAGAAACGACGGATTTACAAATGTGATACCCATCGAAGAAATAAAAACAATAGACGGCATATCCATTTACCGCACGACCGGACATCATGGTTTCGGGCAGATCGGGCAGATGATGGGACCTGTATCAGGTTATGTGCTAAAAGCCGAGGGCTTCCCGACCGTTTATATAATGGGTGACTGCCGATGGGAAGCATGTATCCGAGACACCGTGGAACGGTTCAATCCTGACTATATCGTGGTAAACTCCGGAGGTGCAATCTTTCCCGAATTTTCCAAAACGGACGGTCCTATCATCCCCGACGAGAACGAAGTGATGCAGATACTTGACGAATTGCCTTCGCATATCAAGCTGATAGCCGTACACATGGATGCCATCGACCATTGCCAGACCACCCGTGCAATTCTGCGCAATGAGGCAACGCATCACGAAGCCGACATGAGCCGGCTGATTATCCCGGAGGACGGAGAAACAGTTGTGTTATGA
- a CDS encoding radical SAM mobile pair protein A, translating to MSVCIKSLIKNMNIVVGCTIGCPYCYARNNCRRFHITDDFSVPEYMERKLRIIDTSRPHVWLMTGMSDFSDWKPEWNAEIFERISSNPQHAYIFLTKRPDKISFSSDDENVWMGVTVTRSSEKRRIDDLKKNIKARHYHVTFEPLFDDIGEIDFEGIDWIVIGTETGNRKGKSYSRPEWVLSIAEQAKAHGIPVFMKEDLLPIMGDERMIQELPEQFTRRIQ from the coding sequence ATGAGTGTCTGCATTAAATCCCTGATAAAAAACATGAACATAGTGGTAGGGTGCACTATAGGATGCCCTTACTGCTATGCCCGTAACAACTGCCGCCGTTTCCACATTACCGACGACTTTTCCGTGCCTGAATACATGGAACGAAAACTGCGCATCATCGATACGTCCCGTCCTCATGTGTGGCTCATGACAGGAATGAGCGATTTCTCCGATTGGAAGCCTGAATGGAACGCAGAAATTTTCGAGCGGATCAGCAGCAATCCCCAGCACGCCTATATCTTTCTGACGAAGCGCCCTGACAAAATCAGTTTCTCCTCTGACGACGAGAACGTATGGATGGGCGTGACCGTCACGCGCAGTTCCGAGAAAAGGAGGATTGATGATTTGAAAAAGAATATCAAAGCACGACACTACCATGTCACGTTTGAACCTCTCTTCGATGATATCGGCGAGATTGATTTCGAGGGAATTGACTGGATTGTCATAGGCACAGAGACCGGAAACCGAAAAGGAAAGTCATATTCGCGCCCCGAATGGGTGCTTAGCATTGCAGAACAGGCAAAGGCTCATGGCATACCGGTGTTCATGAAAGAGGATTTGCTGCCGATTATGGGCGACGAAAGAATGATTCAGGAATTGCCGGAACAATTTACCAGACGAATACAATGA
- a CDS encoding radical SAM mobile pair protein B yields MNMDTIKEIDVKSVMTKSSLPVGGYSVNPYVGCPHACRYCYASFMKRFTGHTEPWGTFLDVKNWKPITNPHKYDGERVVIGSVTDGYNPYEEEFHRTRRLLEELRGSDAEIMICTKSDLVLRDLDLLKSFPKVTVSWSVNTLDEQFCADMDNAVSIERRLKAMRQTYEAGIRTVCFVSPIFPRITDVKAIIEEVKDYADLIWLENLNLRGQFKGGIMTYIREKYPDLIPLYEEIYNKKRLEYWQALEQDISNYAKEQGFPYRINDLPYGRSEKGKPVIVNYFYHEKIRLTK; encoded by the coding sequence ATGAATATGGATACAATAAAGGAAATAGATGTAAAGAGTGTAATGACCAAATCCTCTCTGCCGGTGGGAGGATATTCGGTCAACCCTTATGTAGGGTGTCCCCACGCCTGCAGGTATTGCTACGCATCGTTCATGAAACGGTTCACCGGGCACACCGAGCCGTGGGGTACGTTTTTAGATGTAAAAAACTGGAAGCCGATAACGAATCCTCATAAATACGACGGTGAACGTGTTGTAATAGGGTCTGTGACGGACGGTTACAATCCGTATGAAGAAGAATTCCACCGTACCCGAAGGCTGCTCGAAGAGCTGCGAGGAAGCGATGCCGAGATTATGATATGCACAAAGTCCGATCTTGTCCTTCGCGATCTCGACCTGTTGAAGAGTTTTCCCAAAGTGACTGTGTCATGGTCTGTCAATACGCTCGACGAGCAGTTCTGCGCAGATATGGACAACGCCGTAAGCATTGAACGCCGTCTGAAAGCGATGCGTCAGACATACGAGGCAGGTATCCGCACCGTATGCTTCGTCTCGCCCATATTCCCCAGAATAACAGACGTGAAGGCAATAATAGAGGAGGTAAAAGATTATGCTGATTTAATCTGGCTTGAAAACCTGAATTTACGCGGGCAGTTCAAAGGCGGGATAATGACGTATATCCGTGAGAAGTATCCTGACCTCATACCGCTTTACGAGGAAATTTACAATAAAAAAAGGCTTGAATACTGGCAGGCATTGGAGCAGGACATTTCAAATTACGCCAAGGAGCAGGGCTTCCCGTATCGTATAAACGATCTGCCATACGGACGCTCGGAAAAAGGCAAACCTGTCATCGTAAACTACTTCTACCACGAAAAAATACGATTGACAAAATGA